One Clostridium sp. CM027 genomic window carries:
- a CDS encoding LysM peptidoglycan-binding domain-containing protein, translating to MTKFKSLKSILLTTTLTIGVSMLTSQNIFAATSTTKTYTVKSGDCLSSIAMKYGQSLNNLRKANNKWNDSIFPGQVLKISGGDSATVKQTTQTKSDSLKTYTVKSGDCLSSIAKKCGQSLNDLRKDNNKWNDSIFPGQVLKISGGTSSTAAQTSQTKSTAIKYTDSDLNLLARLITAEAGGESYEAQVAVGAIVVNRVKSSYFPNSIKAVINENTNGRYQFTPVLNGNINRPAEASGMKAAMESLNGNDPTNKALFFYSGATPKGLTEPQPVSRIIGNMTFVQLIKK from the coding sequence ATGACCAAATTTAAAAGTCTTAAATCTATTTTATTAACAACAACATTAACAATTGGTGTATCAATGCTTACATCACAAAATATATTTGCAGCTACATCAACAACTAAAACTTATACTGTTAAAAGTGGGGATTGCCTATCTTCAATAGCGATGAAGTACGGACAATCATTAAATAACTTAAGGAAAGCTAATAACAAATGGAACGATTCTATTTTTCCGGGTCAAGTTCTTAAGATTTCAGGAGGAGATAGTGCTACGGTGAAACAAACAACACAAACGAAGAGTGATTCACTTAAGACTTATACTGTTAAAAGTGGGGATTGCTTATCTTCAATAGCGAAAAAGTGTGGACAATCATTAAATGATTTAAGGAAAGATAATAACAAATGGAATGATTCCATTTTCCCAGGACAGGTTCTTAAGATTTCAGGAGGTACTAGTTCTACTGCAGCGCAAACATCGCAAACAAAATCTACGGCAATAAAATATACAGATAGCGATTTGAACTTGCTAGCTAGATTAATAACCGCTGAAGCAGGAGGAGAAAGTTATGAGGCTCAGGTTGCTGTAGGCGCAATAGTTGTAAATAGAGTTAAGAGCAGTTATTTCCCAAATTCAATCAAGGCTGTTATTAATGAAAATACAAATGGGCGTTATCAATTCACCCCGGTATTAAATGGTAACATTAATAGACCTGCAGAGGCAAGTGGAATGAAGGCTGCAATGGAATCACTTAATGGAAATGATCCAACAAATAAAGCTTTGTTTTTTTACAGTGGAGCTACTCCCAAAGGATTGACTGAGCCACAACCAGTTTCCAGAATAATAGGTAATATGACATTTGTACAATTGATAAAAAAGTAA
- a CDS encoding response regulator transcription factor: protein MAKILVIDDEPDILALIKNILQKDNHLVTTVVNPEKILTSEFSNFDLILLDVMMPGMDGFTFCKEIRGIVDCPIIFLTAKTMEIDIMYGLGLGADDYITKPFGVGELRARVNAYLRRENRERRITLCVSGVKFDLAGKDILVDDKKIPFTKSEYNICEFLARNQGQVFSKDKIYEGVYGYDGESDSSAITEHVKNIRAKIAVFELSPIETVWGIGYKWK from the coding sequence ATGGCAAAAATTCTGGTTATCGATGATGAACCTGATATTCTGGCTTTAATTAAAAATATTCTTCAGAAAGATAATCATTTGGTAACTACGGTTGTGAATCCTGAAAAAATTTTAACTAGTGAATTTTCAAACTTTGATTTGATTTTACTTGATGTCATGATGCCGGGTATGGATGGATTTACTTTTTGTAAGGAGATTCGTGGTATTGTAGACTGTCCTATTATTTTTCTTACAGCAAAAACTATGGAAATAGATATTATGTACGGGTTAGGGCTTGGCGCGGATGATTACATTACAAAACCATTTGGAGTGGGGGAACTAAGAGCCAGAGTAAATGCTTATCTTAGGCGGGAAAACCGTGAAAGGCGAATTACTCTTTGTGTATCCGGGGTGAAGTTTGATTTAGCTGGTAAGGACATTTTAGTGGATGATAAAAAAATTCCTTTTACCAAAAGTGAATATAACATATGCGAATTTCTTGCCAGAAATCAAGGCCAGGTTTTTTCAAAGGACAAAATATACGAAGGTGTTTATGGGTATGATGGAGAAAGTGACAGCTCAGCTATTACGGAGCACGTTAAAAACATACGGGCAAAGATAGCTGTGTTTGAACTGTCACCAATTGAGACGGTATGGGGGATAGGGTACAAATGGAAGTAA
- the tlp gene encoding small acid-soluble spore protein Tlp, producing the protein MKNKPDDRRDNVDKIQENIDNSIENFNLAEEAIEKTDDEKIINSLEEKNERRKEAITGMRTEIREEAIDKKNGYR; encoded by the coding sequence ATGAAAAACAAACCAGATGACAGGAGAGATAATGTAGATAAAATTCAGGAGAATATTGATAATTCTATTGAAAATTTTAACCTTGCTGAAGAAGCTATTGAAAAAACAGATGATGAAAAAATTATAAATTCACTAGAGGAAAAGAATGAGAGAAGAAAAGAAGCTATTACAGGCATGAGAACAGAAATTAGAGAAGAGGCAATAGATAAAAAAAACGGATATAGATAG
- a CDS encoding D-alanyl-D-alanine carboxypeptidase family protein, with the protein MNLNVFAVSSNDTTSLPTIYGKAAITVDVATGEIIYAKNVDKLTYPASTTKLMTALLLAENREKTDEIKYTQSAKIQPADSLNVNFHPIGLDETMSGADVMDGLSLFSANDLACMIADDVSGNGTNFEKTMNDKAAQLNMTGTHFVTPNGLSRPNHYTTPYDMSILARAAFLNPWVKESMTKKKSTISTSKGTTFKIENSNKLLGVDGCIGGKTGYTSQAGRCLVAFYERNGREIMGVVMGSVMDAKDTYVFNDMENIINYSYNLQKEVLHANNSVIRTETLKYKPLGFFGPEKTISVPLVAKEDVSYYNNEANKKDLKENINLTSMSVSSLKGNKSVGTLTLTEKGKVKTYKLYSTVSKGSLLKNNIHIYIMATGIFILFLIGIAVIIRMINLNKRKRRNNRFKKNF; encoded by the coding sequence ATGAACTTAAATGTTTTCGCAGTTAGTAGTAATGACACTACTAGTTTACCAACAATATATGGGAAAGCAGCCATCACTGTAGATGTTGCAACTGGCGAAATAATTTACGCGAAAAATGTTGACAAGCTAACGTACCCAGCAAGTACAACAAAGTTAATGACCGCGCTATTACTCGCTGAGAACAGGGAAAAAACTGATGAAATAAAATATACGCAAAGTGCAAAAATCCAGCCTGCGGATTCATTAAATGTTAATTTTCATCCAATTGGACTTGATGAAACTATGTCAGGTGCTGACGTAATGGATGGACTGTCACTGTTTTCAGCGAATGATCTGGCCTGTATGATTGCAGACGACGTCTCAGGAAATGGTACAAACTTTGAGAAAACGATGAATGATAAGGCAGCCCAATTGAACATGACAGGAACTCATTTTGTAACTCCTAATGGGCTTTCGCGTCCCAATCATTATACTACGCCTTATGATATGAGTATATTGGCTAGAGCTGCATTTTTAAACCCATGGGTAAAAGAATCAATGACTAAAAAGAAAAGTACCATATCAACATCAAAAGGTACAACATTTAAAATTGAAAATAGCAACAAGCTTCTTGGCGTAGATGGTTGTATTGGTGGGAAAACAGGATATACTTCACAAGCCGGAAGATGTCTTGTAGCCTTTTATGAAAGAAATGGTAGAGAAATTATGGGGGTTGTTATGGGATCAGTTATGGATGCCAAAGACACTTATGTTTTCAATGATATGGAAAACATAATTAACTATAGCTATAATTTACAGAAAGAAGTATTACATGCAAATAATTCTGTTATAAGAACTGAAACATTAAAATACAAACCGCTTGGATTCTTTGGTCCAGAGAAAACTATTAGTGTACCATTGGTAGCTAAAGAGGATGTTAGCTATTACAACAACGAAGCAAACAAAAAAGATTTGAAGGAAAATATAAACTTAACCAGTATGTCTGTTTCTAGTCTTAAAGGAAATAAGAGCGTTGGAACTTTGACATTAACTGAAAAAGGGAAGGTCAAAACTTACAAGCTGTATTCAACAGTTTCGAAAGGGTCTTTATTAAAAAACAACATACATATATATATTATGGCTACTGGGATATTTATTTTATTTTTAATTGGAATAGCGGTTATAATAAGAATGATTAATTTAAATAAGAGAAAAAGAAGGAATAATAGATTTAAAAAGAATTTTTAA
- a CDS encoding sensor histidine kinase KdpD, which translates to MEVKKKAFTLKAVFFKYLLILGVTFIVFAGVYMGIFNLGVRNGVILIPSYCEDLARSAKPLLASTPKITENMIPYGCKFAVFDKEYQVVKTNLEGQDLLTATEYAKGTYLKSVSKKNYYFIEREDGFCVLEYYVQMSYQSEFLNKHLPDPEKIMIITFAALYFFIILIITTIYAKNLNKHLRPLLQATEKIKEQDLDFDIKCSGIKEFNDVLLSISDMKTELKKSLEQQWNIEQAKKEQISALAHDLKTPLTIIKGNAELLSDSTLDKEQQEYIDYISTNTRQIDQYIKTLIDISNSEKTLFLQLERIDFENFIGTIQEQLEAIANTKGLKVEFTKTYIPRSIMIDKLLLQRAIMNVISNAVDYSPSNGKIYFEVKSMDNKIRFITTDGGKGFSSEDIKSATKQFYMGDCSRASKSHYGIGMYITQSFVNLHGGTLHMDNSLVTGGAQVTIEIPICE; encoded by the coding sequence ATGGAAGTAAAGAAAAAAGCTTTTACGTTAAAGGCGGTCTTTTTTAAGTATCTATTAATTTTAGGAGTTACATTTATTGTTTTCGCAGGAGTATATATGGGAATTTTTAATCTAGGCGTAAGAAATGGTGTGATTCTTATACCGAGTTACTGCGAGGATTTGGCTAGGAGCGCTAAACCATTACTTGCATCTACACCGAAAATCACAGAAAACATGATACCCTATGGATGTAAATTTGCTGTTTTCGATAAAGAATATCAGGTTGTAAAAACAAATTTAGAGGGTCAGGACTTACTTACCGCAACAGAATATGCTAAGGGTACTTACCTTAAAAGTGTAAGCAAAAAGAACTACTATTTCATTGAAAGGGAAGATGGGTTTTGTGTTTTAGAGTACTATGTTCAAATGAGCTACCAATCTGAGTTTTTAAATAAGCATTTACCGGATCCCGAAAAAATCATGATTATAACTTTTGCCGCTTTATATTTTTTCATTATTTTAATCATTACTACTATTTATGCGAAAAACCTAAATAAGCATCTAAGGCCCCTCCTGCAAGCTACTGAAAAAATCAAGGAGCAGGATTTGGACTTTGACATAAAATGTTCAGGAATTAAAGAATTCAATGATGTACTTTTATCAATATCAGACATGAAAACAGAATTAAAAAAATCATTAGAACAGCAATGGAATATAGAACAAGCAAAGAAGGAGCAGATTTCCGCTCTTGCCCATGATCTTAAAACTCCACTAACAATTATCAAAGGAAATGCTGAATTGCTGTCTGATTCAACATTAGATAAGGAGCAACAGGAATATATTGATTATATTTCAACAAATACAAGGCAGATTGATCAGTATATCAAAACACTGATTGATATTTCAAATTCAGAAAAAACTCTTTTTCTACAACTGGAAAGAATAGATTTTGAAAATTTTATTGGCACAATTCAAGAGCAGCTTGAAGCCATTGCAAATACCAAGGGACTTAAAGTTGAGTTTACTAAAACTTATATTCCTAGGTCGATTATGATTGATAAGTTGCTACTTCAACGTGCCATTATGAATGTTATTTCAAATGCGGTGGATTACTCCCCAAGTAACGGAAAAATTTATTTTGAGGTAAAATCCATGGATAATAAAATAAGATTCATTACAACAGACGGTGGAAAGGGTTTTTCAAGCGAGGATATCAAATCAGCCACAAAACAATTTTATATGGGTGATTGTAGCCGCGCATCGAAAAGTCATTATGGGATAGGGATGTACATTACCCAATCATTTGTAAATCTCCATGGGGGGACCCTCCATATGGATAATTCACTTGTAACTGGTGGCGCACAGGTAACAATAGAGATTCCAATTTGTGAATAG
- a CDS encoding acyl-CoA dehydratase activase-related protein: MKITFPHLGNTYLAAKALFDGLGIECIVPPFSSNEALELGSKFSPEEMCLPYKIMMGNYLQSIDLGADTIIIPGSCGPCRFGEYCELQMNALKKLGHDLTFIVVDSPFDIGKEEFLNRLSNITGNSPLGKAQKIRALKVAYNVIELIEKIESKAHYLTGFEVTKGEFKGLLKECTLNASKASSPSQMVNILKEYKNKINEIPINKHKSPVKIAIIGEIYTIIEPFSNLYIEDKLMDYGVATKRMLTPSWWIKDTALRPLKLNSIDIRRASREYLPYYIGGHARECIGEVLLAEKENFDGAIQIFPMGCMPEIVSKSILTAISNDKDFPIMTLIVDEMTGEAGYITRIEAFVDMLERRKNNVLYGS; the protein is encoded by the coding sequence ATGAAGATAACATTTCCACATTTAGGCAACACATATCTTGCAGCTAAAGCACTATTTGATGGACTGGGTATAGAATGCATAGTTCCACCATTTAGTAGTAACGAGGCGTTAGAGCTCGGTTCAAAGTTTTCTCCAGAAGAAATGTGCTTACCTTATAAAATTATGATGGGCAATTATTTACAGAGTATAGATCTTGGAGCGGATACCATAATTATCCCTGGAAGCTGTGGTCCCTGTAGATTTGGCGAGTACTGTGAATTACAGATGAATGCGCTAAAGAAATTAGGACACGATTTGACTTTTATCGTAGTTGATAGCCCTTTTGACATAGGTAAAGAAGAATTCTTAAATCGCCTATCCAATATCACGGGTAATAGCCCATTAGGTAAAGCTCAAAAAATTAGAGCGTTAAAGGTAGCCTATAATGTAATTGAGCTAATAGAAAAAATTGAAAGTAAAGCACATTATTTAACAGGATTCGAGGTAACCAAAGGAGAATTTAAGGGCCTTTTAAAAGAATGTACCCTTAATGCTTCGAAAGCAAGTTCGCCATCACAGATGGTGAATATTCTAAAAGAATATAAAAATAAAATAAACGAGATTCCTATTAATAAACATAAGTCCCCAGTAAAAATTGCAATTATCGGTGAAATTTATACTATAATTGAACCCTTTTCTAATCTTTATATAGAAGATAAACTTATGGATTATGGGGTCGCCACTAAACGAATGCTTACTCCTAGTTGGTGGATTAAAGATACAGCACTTCGCCCTTTAAAGCTTAACTCAATTGACATAAGGAGAGCTTCTAGAGAATATCTCCCATATTATATCGGTGGGCACGCTAGAGAGTGCATAGGAGAAGTACTCCTTGCTGAAAAAGAGAATTTTGATGGAGCCATTCAAATTTTTCCTATGGGATGTATGCCAGAAATTGTATCAAAATCAATTTTGACTGCAATTTCAAATGATAAAGATTTTCCGATAATGACTTTGATAGTAGATGAAATGACTGGAGAGGCAGGGTATATTACTAGAATAGAAGCATTTGTAGATATGTTAGAGAGGAGGAAAAACAATGTACTATATGGGAGTTGA
- a CDS encoding NisI/SpaI family lantibiotic immunity lipoprotein, translating into MKIKKILRPLLAVLFCTLVIGYFAKDTIIKKVRTYALKDKIVCKVNAKNATQISYKEITYQISNVSLDRSKLGGWNGIIDKVAVLDKNNCIISQKEIDLSAQLTIEDVKKDLPQNAKFIVSFQSVCSIKGIDSKEAIAVQVDNNFYKAMPVGSASTDKTAIKLSPAE; encoded by the coding sequence ATGAAGATAAAAAAAATATTGAGGCCTTTGCTTGCAGTTTTGTTTTGTACATTAGTAATAGGGTATTTTGCAAAAGATACTATAATTAAAAAAGTAAGGACATATGCACTTAAAGATAAAATTGTTTGCAAGGTCAATGCTAAAAATGCTACGCAAATCAGTTATAAGGAAATAACTTATCAAATTTCAAATGTTTCATTGGACCGGTCTAAACTTGGGGGATGGAACGGAATTATTGACAAAGTGGCAGTTCTTGATAAAAATAATTGTATAATTTCGCAAAAGGAAATTGATTTGTCTGCCCAATTAACAATAGAGGATGTAAAAAAGGATCTTCCCCAAAATGCAAAGTTTATTGTATCTTTTCAAAGTGTTTGTTCAATAAAAGGTATAGATAGTAAAGAAGCCATCGCCGTCCAAGTTGATAACAACTTTTACAAAGCGATGCCTGTAGGAAGCGCGTCTACTGATAAAACAGCCATCAAATTATCTCCTGCGGAGTAA
- a CDS encoding acyl-CoA dehydratase activase-related protein, with amino-acid sequence MKVGIPKGLLYYKYFPFIEKFLIELGAEVITSADTNKNILNGGVKYCVDEACLPIKIFHGHILDIKDRCDLLIIPRIMRVRAREFICPKFCGLPEMIMYSIPNLPKVMTEPIYATNEKELYCWCKKLARMITKDNSKVSVAFNKALETQRNFKFGIKDEGFKKNVALVGHPYNLYDTFINMNIVKKLNKLGVGVITEEYMAEEQIKAEVKTLFKRPFWTFAANSYGFTTSIAKNNEIDGAIYISSFACGIDSVVLELIKEKIGDFPLLVLKVDEHTGEGGLDTRLEAFIDMIERKNNNEDNISTFRQHISCS; translated from the coding sequence ATGAAAGTTGGTATTCCTAAAGGCTTATTATATTATAAATACTTTCCTTTTATAGAAAAGTTTTTAATTGAATTAGGTGCAGAAGTAATTACATCTGCTGATACAAACAAAAACATTTTAAATGGAGGGGTTAAATACTGTGTAGACGAGGCTTGTTTGCCCATAAAGATATTTCATGGACACATACTAGATATAAAGGACAGATGTGATTTACTAATAATACCTAGAATTATGAGGGTCCGCGCACGCGAATTTATATGCCCTAAGTTTTGTGGACTTCCAGAAATGATAATGTATAGCATACCCAATTTGCCAAAGGTAATGACAGAACCTATATATGCAACTAATGAGAAAGAATTATATTGTTGGTGTAAAAAACTAGCTCGAATGATTACGAAAGATAATAGCAAGGTAAGCGTTGCATTTAACAAAGCCTTAGAAACACAGAGGAATTTTAAATTTGGGATTAAAGATGAAGGCTTTAAAAAAAATGTTGCTTTAGTAGGACATCCATATAATCTTTACGATACTTTCATTAATATGAATATAGTAAAAAAATTAAACAAACTAGGTGTAGGAGTTATAACAGAGGAATATATGGCGGAGGAACAAATTAAGGCAGAAGTAAAAACTCTTTTTAAAAGGCCCTTTTGGACTTTTGCTGCAAATTCTTATGGATTTACAACTAGTATAGCTAAAAATAATGAAATAGATGGAGCAATATACATATCATCCTTTGCTTGTGGAATAGACTCTGTTGTACTAGAACTTATTAAAGAAAAAATTGGAGATTTCCCTCTTTTAGTTTTAAAAGTTGATGAACATACTGGTGAAGGCGGCCTAGACACAAGGCTTGAGGCCTTTATTGATATGATTGAAAGGAAAAATAATAATGAAGATAACATTTCCACATTTAGGCAACACATATCTTGCAGCTAA
- a CDS encoding lantibiotic immunity ABC transporter MutG family permease subunit, translating to MIALIRCIKSDFYKLRHTSILWIHLLIPLAGAFMFLAYYSSSSWSALKKISGYLEVLAIAFPLLIGIISGIVIEQEEQAGNFQTLLCSTKSKCTTYLSKLIVLLLLGSFSIILAVGTFALGFQTMPNIFYLKAAGALVIGNMFLYILHVFISLQFGKGASTGLGVFESLVSALMLTGLGDRVWHFIPCAWSVRFCDNLVVEWGKYSTSAFAVVDTKQGVFIMLFTVCIASVASLFWFKRWEGRKSYE from the coding sequence ATGATTGCTTTAATTAGGTGTATAAAATCGGATTTTTATAAATTAAGACATACTTCTATTCTGTGGATTCATCTACTTATTCCGCTAGCGGGAGCATTCATGTTTTTGGCATATTATAGTTCATCTTCATGGAGCGCATTAAAAAAAATAAGTGGGTATTTGGAGGTCCTAGCAATTGCATTTCCTTTGCTCATAGGAATAATCAGTGGGATAGTAATTGAGCAGGAAGAGCAAGCTGGAAATTTTCAAACACTACTGTGCAGTACAAAATCAAAATGCACCACGTATTTGAGTAAGCTAATTGTGTTACTTTTATTGGGAAGTTTTTCTATTATACTTGCTGTAGGAACATTTGCACTTGGATTCCAAACAATGCCCAATATATTTTACTTGAAAGCCGCAGGAGCATTAGTAATAGGAAATATGTTTCTTTATATCTTGCACGTGTTCATAAGTCTTCAATTTGGAAAAGGAGCTTCCACAGGGCTTGGAGTTTTCGAAAGTCTGGTTTCTGCTCTGATGCTTACTGGTCTTGGAGATAGAGTGTGGCATTTTATTCCATGCGCATGGAGTGTAAGATTTTGCGATAACCTCGTTGTAGAGTGGGGCAAGTATTCTACAAGCGCTTTTGCAGTAGTTGATACGAAGCAAGGAGTATTTATCATGTTATTTACCGTATGTATAGCTTCTGTTGCAAGTTTATTTTGGTTCAAAAGGTGGGAAGGAAGAAAGTCATATGAATAA
- a CDS encoding amidohydrolase: protein MKNEILLKSVDDNLEEKLIEIRHNFHKHPELSKEEFKTTQTLRKLLNEAQIRVLDLPLETGLVAEIKGFKEGPIIAIRCDIDALPIIEETDLDYKSEVFGKMHACGHDFHTTVILGAAYLLKQQESTLSGTVRVIFQPAEEIGKGAEDILASGVLSGVDAIFGLHSSPDLEVGSLGTNVGALTAAVDRFEVEIAGTGTHASSPEKGTDPIIVAAHMITALQTIVSRNVSAFDQVLISVTHLESGNTWNVIPTTAYFEGTVRTLKAETREFVPKKMLQIVKGMADSFGATAELKWYCGPPATNNTAKWTSVALEVAKEQGYVIKELPQTLIGEDFAYYQEQIEGAFVSIGTGVSYSLHHPKFTVDDAAILPSANYFAKLGRRALLILTEK from the coding sequence ATGAAGAATGAGATATTATTAAAAAGTGTTGATGATAATTTGGAAGAAAAACTTATAGAGATACGTCATAATTTTCATAAGCATCCAGAGTTATCTAAAGAGGAGTTTAAAACAACGCAGACTTTACGTAAGCTATTAAATGAAGCTCAAATTCGAGTACTTGATCTACCACTTGAAACAGGGTTAGTTGCAGAAATAAAAGGATTTAAGGAAGGGCCTATTATTGCAATTCGTTGCGATATTGATGCGTTGCCTATTATTGAAGAAACAGATTTAGATTATAAGTCAGAAGTTTTTGGAAAAATGCATGCTTGTGGACACGATTTTCATACAACTGTTATTTTAGGTGCAGCTTATTTATTAAAACAACAAGAATCAACATTATCTGGAACAGTACGGGTTATATTTCAACCAGCTGAAGAAATAGGGAAGGGTGCAGAAGACATTTTGGCAAGCGGAGTCCTATCAGGTGTTGATGCAATTTTTGGATTGCATAGCTCACCAGATTTAGAAGTAGGCAGTTTAGGAACAAATGTGGGAGCTTTGACTGCAGCAGTTGATCGTTTTGAAGTCGAAATTGCAGGCACTGGAACACATGCGTCATCACCGGAAAAGGGAACAGATCCGATTATTGTTGCAGCTCATATGATTACAGCATTACAAACAATTGTTAGTCGTAATGTTAGTGCATTTGATCAAGTACTCATTAGTGTTACTCACTTGGAAAGTGGTAATACATGGAACGTAATTCCCACTACAGCTTATTTTGAAGGAACTGTGAGGACGCTTAAGGCTGAAACACGTGAGTTCGTCCCTAAAAAAATGCTGCAAATAGTTAAAGGAATGGCTGACTCATTTGGTGCAACTGCCGAGCTAAAATGGTATTGCGGACCGCCAGCAACAAATAACACAGCGAAGTGGACGTCTGTTGCATTAGAAGTAGCAAAAGAACAGGGATATGTTATTAAGGAACTTCCTCAAACCCTAATTGGAGAAGACTTTGCTTATTATCAAGAGCAAATAGAGGGTGCATTTGTTAGTATAGGTACAGGTGTGTCATATTCACTTCATCATCCTAAATTTACAGTAGATGATGCGGCAATTCTACCAAGTGCAAATTATTTTGCGAAACTCGGTAGGCGCGCATTGCTTATTTTAACAGAAAAGTAA
- a CDS encoding lantibiotic immunity ABC transporter MutE/EpiE family permease subunit → MLKYLQAENLKCKRTFIKKLIFIAPMVTLLFAFMSGNGFQFNSFNWWYMMILPGYISIMAVMTNEKEQKKLRYRAVFGLPISLKKVWISKVLANGIYMTFSCMVLLVGILLGGYLISNTVPIFRAFAGAGLIAVTSLWQIPLCMFLAKKLGMLGTVLINAGVGAVLNVMAVSTSMWWICPYSWTSRIMCSVVGSLPNGMLAEIGDPLRNPVVIPIGIMLSIILFALLMIVTANWFEKQEVN, encoded by the coding sequence ATGCTTAAATATTTACAGGCTGAAAATTTAAAGTGTAAGAGAACATTTATAAAAAAACTGATTTTTATTGCACCTATGGTTACTTTGCTATTTGCATTTATGTCCGGAAACGGGTTTCAATTCAATAGCTTTAATTGGTGGTACATGATGATTTTGCCGGGATATATTTCAATAATGGCAGTAATGACTAACGAAAAGGAGCAAAAAAAGTTACGCTATAGGGCTGTATTTGGTCTGCCGATTTCTTTAAAAAAGGTGTGGATTTCAAAAGTTTTGGCAAATGGGATTTATATGACTTTCTCATGTATGGTTTTGCTAGTTGGAATTCTTTTAGGAGGTTATCTAATTTCCAATACCGTACCGATTTTTCGCGCATTTGCCGGAGCTGGTTTGATTGCAGTTACATCTTTATGGCAGATTCCACTTTGTATGTTTTTAGCGAAGAAACTGGGAATGCTAGGGACAGTTTTGATAAACGCTGGAGTTGGAGCTGTATTAAATGTTATGGCTGTAAGTACATCAATGTGGTGGATTTGTCCTTATAGTTGGACGTCACGTATTATGTGTTCGGTTGTTGGGAGTTTGCCAAATGGAATGCTAGCGGAAATAGGAGATCCGCTACGAAATCCAGTCGTGATTCCAATTGGAATTATGCTGTCCATTATTCTGTTTGCTTTGCTAATGATTGTTACCGCTAATTGGTTTGAAAAACAGGAGGTTAATTAA
- a CDS encoding lantibiotic protection ABC transporter ATP-binding protein yields MNNYILQTKNLCKTFKKQRAVNNISLSIEKNSVYGLLGPNGAGKSTLLKMVTGMLHPTSGEIIFEDHQWSRKDLSNIGVLIESPPLYENLTAVENLKVRTILLGLPDSRIKEVLEIVDLTNTGKKQAGQFSMGMKQRLGIAIALLNKPKLLILDEPTNGLDPLGIQDLRELIRSFPSQGMTVILSSHILSEVELIADHIGIISNGVLGYNGKINPGEDLEVLFTEVVKKNRKEDL; encoded by the coding sequence ATGAATAATTACATTTTACAAACAAAAAATCTTTGCAAGACTTTTAAAAAACAGCGTGCAGTAAACAACATTTCGCTGTCCATTGAGAAAAATTCTGTCTATGGATTGCTAGGCCCGAATGGTGCCGGAAAATCAACTCTATTAAAAATGGTTACGGGAATGCTTCATCCAACATCAGGAGAAATAATTTTTGAGGATCATCAGTGGAGCAGGAAGGATCTTTCTAATATAGGAGTTTTGATTGAATCTCCACCTCTTTATGAAAATCTTACGGCCGTTGAAAACCTGAAAGTACGAACTATTCTTTTAGGACTTCCAGATTCCCGTATTAAAGAAGTACTGGAAATTGTGGATTTAACGAATACAGGAAAAAAGCAGGCAGGACAGTTTTCTATGGGAATGAAGCAAAGGCTTGGAATTGCAATTGCACTACTAAATAAACCCAAATTGCTAATTTTGGATGAGCCTACAAATGGCTTGGATCCTCTTGGAATACAAGATTTACGTGAGTTAATACGTTCTTTCCCGTCGCAGGGAATGACAGTGATCCTCTCCAGTCATATATTGTCTGAGGTTGAATTGATTGCAGACCACATCGGCATCATAAGCAATGGGGTACTCGGGTATAACGGCAAAATTAATCCTGGTGAAGATTTGGAGGTGCTTTTCACAGAGGTTGTGAAAAAGAACAGGAAGGAGGATTTATAA